From Anopheles coluzzii chromosome 3, AcolN3, whole genome shotgun sequence, the proteins below share one genomic window:
- the LOC120957895 gene encoding E3 ubiquitin-protein ligase Ufd4 isoform X1 yields the protein MGDVDPETLLEWLSMGQGDERDMQLIALEQLCMLLLMSDNVDRCFESCPPRTFLPALCKIFLDELAPENVLEVTARAITYYLDVSSECTRRIVAIDGAIRAICNRLEVADLESRTSRDLAEQCIKVLELICTREAGAVFEGGGLSCVLAFIRDSGSQIHKDTLHSAMAVVSRLCTKVEPSGANVQTCVESLSTLLQHEDPLVADGALKCFASVADRFTRKGVDPAPLAEYGLVRELLQRLSNAAGGPQISSSGGGGSAAISSSLGTNSSTHPESSPSAAQLSSSAPKSAQGAMEAGRSSQSIATTISLLSTLCRGSPSITHDLLRSNLLEAMERAFKGDERCVLDCMRLADLILLLLFEGRQALGRVGGSQGQLAPRVRRADSSTERTHRQLIDCIRSKDTEALIESIESGGIDVNCMDDVGQTLLNWASAFGTLEMVEFLCDKGADVNKGQRSSSLHYAACFGRPGIAKVLLKHGANPDLRDEDGKTPLDKARERPDEGHREVASILQSPGEWMMAATRSDVKCGDSGDETGGAGGVGEPRGDPEMAPVYLKFFLPTFCKTFQSTMLASVRRSSLGLIKKMIQYVQPEVLSKLCSSEGLQSYEQSLGTLLVEVIASVLDNEISYSWPPLSQPSAALPAYLPPLPPPPPPILTVARHSSSSVSHSLLTKHSCAERLSKFVQAKRQRRNSSSYIIPPPPPLLPLTPPPRGTTSARANDSDEDADDEWAGAAAGSKSNNNSSDRTTTTNPRNRTQSNWSDLSIADDEDGHLVVLTIVQELMSKTQNDFLDHFARLGVYTKVQALMGEPSFDGSDNNDVIKSTSDDAKSAAAAACSSTDASGVVTVTPGAPTVTTASGGTASAAVAVEDAKEILHGKAYHWHDWSICRGRDCLYVWSDSAALELSNGSNGWFRFILDGKLATMYSSGSPENGSDSTGKEKVSSDPNVPNEENRGEFLEKLQRARAAVRQGTVSQPILSAPSLARIAVGNWVLQSQKEHQLHINNSEGHQVTILQDELPGFIFESNRGTKHTFTAETTLGPDFAAGWINTKKKKMRCKAEAQKYQLHKLARDLYNRYFKAAQAIPRGAVAKLSKIVHQIEIALEEQQSTSKAALISSTTQQITPPSAGVSWQEKLYNALTELVHLLNEDGVISAYEMYSSGLVQALVAVLSPNYWDLGMNRTKANKYQKQRLSIFKKCMYGGELKTGKNTAAILVQKLVAVLESIEKLPVYMYDSPGGSYGLQILTKKLSFRLERAACEQTLFDRTGRNLKMEPLATVGHLNKYLLKMVAKQWYDMERSSFLYLRKMKEAKSGTMQFRHRHDFDENGLIYYIGTNGRTLEWVNPAQYGLVTVTSSEGKQLPYGKLEDILSRDSVSVNCHTKDNKKSWFAIDLGIFILPTAYTLRHARGYGRSALRNWLFQMSKDGVSWVTLLTHTDDKSLAEPGSTCTWPIDCPADEQQGYRHVRIHQNGRNASGQTHYLSLSGFEIYGKVMSVCEDMDKTAAKENEAKLRKERRQIRSQLKYITDGARVVRGVDWHWDDQDGSPPGEGTVIAEIHNGWIDVKWDHGMRNSYRMGAEGKYDLKLANVDGLMAGGYDLHSSGISVTTAGGGANNNQFASTANVQCELADGGSTASGKKKVYDKSLNVLTSRKSSSTPSLPDATTENRSSVASTEQATSADNLSWKQAVEVITENVLSSARSDLATVGSGGSSNDLSSSVVTSSTATTGNNQEVSVTVHSSLSERGNNIPDLSQINSSTSMLVSDLATITENLSLSDGSAKQSGTATASSAGGQQFVSNISGTGVPVLMGSSSSSSSSSSTEENNKTNNINETNNKINLTSGSGASSVASGSSASSGKAGLSYLQTRLDMMGKMREGVDMLRNNTNNFLSSELLTQSNLLSSVKIAFPPIPPANATTGSSSSTTATTIPGSASYGSSIFVASTSTGTNPAASSGTGAKTPTDKFDVKFNNTATANTFKKVLNEAKQIGAEQPPAPPAPASSMGGRDATNNLKNNIVVVGSTETTVLGGGGGGGSSQDDPNAMDCLMGSVSGSDGVNVVPVVAPSPNSMSVSVPNLTSSGTGANNHSHNASHRTSSHHHHHHNHPDSASQTLANDAQPPPPGLLETFAAIARRRTSGSGSNSNSNANNNNENNNAASHPSSSSSSSSQQTTAAVPINNQLISSGAGALVGGGGGGVLQNNSNFFPRGPNSVTSLVKLALSSHTGLLSTAQSYPSLFSSSSNNNAAAGQGAGNNNNANNMVGVGQVNPLNPALTMSLTSTSSDSEQVSLEDFLEQCRAPTLLGDLEDDEDIEDENDDDENEDEYEEVGNTLLQVMVSRNLLSFMEERTFENRLPTAGKRKSWDDEFVLKRQFSALIPAFDPRPGKTNVNQTSDLDIPAPGSNSATDPTEQPQSSSSGRGALPEPGSGQSSTAISSLPQPTLSLILRGPNINGVNDVEVDLTQSDWTIFRAVQELMLQTTMPKQDKFRKIWQPTYTIIYREASPGSSSSLLGGGGKEDFSSGEEGRATPIISMYSQRSHGSTLSPSSPVPGTPSLSGGGGAGGTGASSGGALSSAPGTGGNQQQQQQYCSVEDVLQLLSQLNSINQSLAATPTNNDKNLMPDVESHYLSPDVFMSKKITNKLQQQIQDPLVLSSGSLPKWCEEYNQTCPFLFPFETRQLYFSCTAFGASRSIVWLQSQRDVSLERQRAPGLSPRHADQQEFRVGRLKHERVKVPRGENLLDWAQQVMKVHCNRKSVLEVEFVGEEGTGLGPTLEFYALVAAELQRSDLGMWLCDDEEPKLIEDEIDLGEGSKPVGYYVRRSTGLFPAPLPQDSDISEDVSGYFWFLGVFLAKVLQDNRLVDLPLSNSFLQLLSHSRSMARGATSQTGSLLGKSGVSDDIMMSSILSEDSDRDRDLLVDSYQSKMAMASDGAWYDGILTQENLQEIDPIRYQFLRELQELVQQKQAIEQNDALSSEEKLQQISELKLNTKTGCVALEDLALTFTYLPSSRNYGYASADLLPNGANIDVTINNVEEYCNLTVAFCLQEGIAKQLAAFHRGFCEVFALNKLAAFTPDEIRKMLCGEQNPEWTREDIMTYTEPKLGYTKESPGFLRFVNVLMGMNGSERKAFLQFTTGCSSLPPGGLANLHPRLTVVRKVDAGEGSYPSVNTCVHYLKLPDYPNEQILRERLLTATKEKGFHLN from the exons aTGGGAGACGTCGATCCTGAAACACTTTTAGAATGGCTCTCGATGGGTCAGGGCGACGAGCGCGACATGCAGCTGATTGCGCTGGAGCAACTCTGCATGCTGCTGCTCATGTCCGACAATGTAGATAGATGTTTTGAAAG CTGTCCACCGCGAACGTTCCTGCCCGCGCTGTGTAAAATATTTCTCGACGAGCTGGCGCCGGAGAATGTGCTCGAGGTGACGGCCCGCGCCATCACGTACTATCTGGACGTGTCGTCGGAGTGTACGCGCCGGATCGTCGCCATCGATGGGGCGATCCGAGCGATCTGCAACCGGCTCGAGGTGGCCGACCTCGAGAGCCGCACGAGCCGCGACCTGGCCGAACAGTGCATCAAGGTGCTGGAGCTGATCTGTACGCGGGAGGCGGGCGCCGTGTTCGAGGGCGGCGGTCTCAGCTGTGTGCTCGCGTTCATCCGCGACAGCGGCTCGCAGATCCACAAGGACACGCTGCACTCGGCGATGGCGGTGGTGTCGCGGCTCTGCACGAAGGTGGAACCGTCGGGCGCGAACGTGCAGACGTGCGTGGAGAGCCTGAGcacgctgctgcagcacgAGGATCCGCTCGTGGCGGACGGGGCGCTCAAGTGCTTCGCCTCGGTGGCGGATCGGTTCACGCGCAAGGGCGTGGATCCGGCCCCGCTCGCCGAGTACGGGCTGGTGCGGGAGCTGCTCCAGCGGCTGAGTAATGCCGCCGGCGGGCCACAGATTTCATcgagcggtggcggtggcagtgCGGCGATCTCCTCCAGCCTGGGAACAAACTCCTCCACGCACCCGGAATCATCGCCGTCCGCGGCGCAGCTGTCGTCGTCGGCGCCCAAGTCAGCGCAGGGCGCGATGGAGGCGGGCCGATCGAGCCAATCGATCGCGACCACGATCTCGCTGCTGTCGACCCTGTGCCGCGGCTCGCCCTCGATCACGCACGATCTGCTCCGGTCCAATCTGCTCGAGGCGATGGAGCGCGCGTTCAAGGGCGACGAGCGGTGCGTGCTGGACTGCATGCGGCTGGCTGACCtgattctgctgctgctgttcgaggGCCGGCAGGCACTGGGGCGGGTCGGCGGTTCGCAGGGTCAGCTAGCGCCGCGCGTTCGGCGGGCCGATTCCAGCACGGAGCGCACGCACCGGCAGCTGATCGACTGCATCCGCAGCAAGGACACGGAGGCGCTGATCGAATCGATCGAGTCGGGCGGCATCGACGTGAACTGTATGGACGACGTCGGGCAGACGCTGCTGAACTGGGCGTCCGCCTTCGGGACGCTCGAGATGGTGGAGTTTCTGTGCGATAAGGGCGCGGACGTGAACAAGGGCCAGCGCAGCTCGTCGTTGCACTACGCCGCGTGCTTTGGGCGGCCGGGCATTGCCAAGGTGCTGCTCAAGCACGGTGCCAATCCGGATCTGCGCGACGAGGACGGCAAAACGCCACTGGACAAGGCGCGCGAACGGCCGGACGAGGGCCACCGGGAGGTGGCCTCGATCCTGCAGTCGCCCGGCGAGTGGATGATGGCGGCAACCCGGTCGGACGTAAAGTGCGGCGACAGTGGAGATGAGACgggcggtgctggtggtgtcgGGGAACCGCGGGGCGATCCGGAGATGGCGCCGGTGTATCTCAAGTTTTTCCTACCGACATTCTGCAAAACTTTCCAAAGCACAATGCTTGCTAGCGTGCGTAGATCTAGCCTAG GACTTATCAAGAAAATGATCCAGTATGTACAGCCGGAGGTCCTCTCGAAGCTCTGCTCCTCCGAGGGTCTGCAAAGTTACGAGCAAAGCTTAGGCACGCTTCTAGTCGAAGTCATCGCAAGCGTGCTGGACAATGAG ATTAGCTACAGCTGGCCACCGTTGAGCCAACCCTCCGCCGCGTTGCCGGCGTACCTTCCACCCCTTcctccgccgccaccgccgatCCTAACCGTCGCGCGCCATAGTTCTAGTAGCGTTAGCCATAGTCTCCTAACCAAGCACAGCTGCGCCGAGCGGTTGAGCAAGTTTGTGCAGGCCAAGCGACAGCGGCGCAATTCTAGCAGCTACATAataccgccgccgccaccgctgcTACCGTTGACACCGCCACCACGCGGCACCACCTCGGCAAGGGCAAACGACTCGGACGAGGACGCGGATGATGAGTGGGCCGGGGCCGCCGCCGGTTCGAAAAGCAATAACAATAGTAGCgaccgcaccaccaccaccaatccTCGCAATCGCACCCAAAGCAATTGGTCAGATCTTAGCATTGCG GATGACGAGGATGGCCATCTGGTGGTGCTTACGATCGTGCAGGAGCTGATGTCGAAAACGCAAAACGATTTCCTCGACCATTTCGCGCGGCTGGGCGTCTACACCAAGGTGCAAGCGCTGATGGGCGAGCCTAGCTTCGATGGTAGCGACAATAACGATGTAATTAAATCGACATCGGACGACGCAAaatcagcagctgcagcagcatgcTCCTCTACGGATGCCTCCGGTGTAGTGACGGTAACGCCGGGCGCTCCAACAGTAACTACTGCGTCCGGTGGCACCGCCAGTGCTGCGGTCGCCGTAGAGGACGCGAAGGAGATACTGCACGGCAAGGCGTACCATTGGCACGACTGGAGCATCTGCCGCGGGCGGGACTGTCTGTACGTGTGGTCGGATTCGGCGGCACTGGAGCTGTCGAATGGATCGAACGGATGGTTCCGGTTCATACTGGACGGTAAACTGGCCACGATGTACTCGAGCGGCAGTCCAGAGAACGGTAGCGATAGTACGGGTAA GGAAAAGGTCTCCTCCGATCCGAACGTGCCTAATGAAG AAAATCGTGGCGAATTTCTGGAAAAGCTACAGCGCGCCCGAGCCGCCGTACGGCAGGGCACCGTATCGCAGCCCATCCTGTCGGCCCCGAGCCTGGCACGCATCGCCGTGGGCAACTGGGTGCTGCAGAGCCAGAAGGAGCATCAGCTACATATCAACAATTCCGAGGGCCATCAGGTGACGATACTGCAGGACGAGCTGCCCGGGTTCATCTTCGAGAGCAACCGGGGCACGAAGCATACGTTCACCGCGGAGACGACGCTGGGACCGGACTTTGCGGCCGGTTGGATCaacacgaagaagaagaagatgcgcTGCAAGGCCGAGGCCCAAAAGTATCAG CTGCACAAGTTGGCTCGCGACCTGTACAACCGATATTTCAAGGCGGCCCAGGCCATACCGCGTGGTGCCGTTGCAAAACTGTCCAAGATTGTGCATCAGATCGAGATAGCCCTGGAGGAGCAGCAGTCCACGTCGAAGGCCGCGCTCATTTCCAGCACGACACAGCAAATTACACCACCATCGGCCGGCGTAAGCTGGCAGGAGAAGCTGTACAACGCGCTGACCGAGCTGGTGCACCTGCTGAACGAGGACGGCGTGATCAGTGCGTACGAGATGTACAGCTCTGGGTTGGTGCAAGCGCTTGTCGCCGTCCTTTCGCCCAACTACTGGGACCTGGGCATGAACCGCACCAAAGCGAACAAGTACCAGAAGCAGCGGCTTTCGATCTTCAAGAAGTGCATGTACGGTGGGGAGCTGAAAACGGGCAAAAACACGGCCGCCATACTGGTGCAGAAGCTGGTGGCGGTGCTGGAAAGCATCGAAAAGCTGCCGGTCTACATGTACGATTCGCCCGGCGGTAGCTACGGGCTGCAGATACTGACCAAGAAGCTTAGCTTCCGGCTCGAGCGGGCGGCCTGCGAGCAGACGCTGTTCGATCGGACCGGGCGCAACCTGAAGATGGAACCGCTCGCGACCGTTGGCCACCTGAACAAGTATCTGCTGAAGATGGTCGCCAAGCAGTGGTACGATATGGAGCGCTCGTCCTTTCTGTACCTGCGCAAGATGAAGGAAGCGAAGTCGGGCACGATGCAGTTCCGCCATCGGCACGATTTCGACGAGAACGGGCTGATCTACTACATTGGCACGAACGGGCGCACGCTGGAGTGGGTCAATCCGGCCCAGTACGGGCTGGTAACGGTGACGAGCAGCGAGGGCAAGCAGCTACCGTACGGCAAGCTGGAGGACATTCTTTCCCGCGACAGCGTGAGTGTCAACTGCCACACGAAGGACAACAAAAAGTCGTGGTTCGCGATCGATCTGGGCATCTTCATCCTGCCGACGGCGTACACGCTGCGGCACGCGCGCGGCTACGGCCGGTCGGCCCTGCGCAACTGGCTGTTCCAGATGTCGAAGGATGGCGTCAGCTGGGTCAcgctgctcacacacacggacgACAAAAGTTTGGCCGAGCCGGGCAGCACCTGCACCTGGCCGATCGATTGCCCGGCGGACGAGCAGCAGGGCTACCGGCACGTGCGCATCCACCAGAACGGGCGCAACGCGTCCGGCCAAACGCACTACCTTAGCCTGAGCGGGTTTGAAATCTACGGCAAGGTGATGTCGGTGTGCGAGGACATGGACAAAACAGCGGCGAAGGAGAACGAAGCGAAGCTGCGCAAAGAGCGCCGCCAGATCCGTTCGCAGCTCAAGTACATTACGGACGGGGCGCGGGTGGTGCGCGGTGTCGACTGGCACTGGGACGATCAGGACGGCAGTCCGCCGGGCGAGGGCACGGTGATTGCGGAGATACACAACGGTTGGATCGATGTGAAGTGGGACCACGGCATGCGCAACTCGTACCGCATGGGCGCGGAGGGCAAGTACGATCTGAAGCTGGCCAACGTGGACGGTTTGATGGCGGGTGGGTACGATCTGCACAGCAGTGGCATCTCCGTTACGACGGCGGGGGGTGGAGCTAATAACAATCAGTTCGCCTCCACGGCCAACGTTCAGTGTGAGCTGGCGGATGGTGGTAGTACCGCGTCGGGCAAGAAGAAGGTTTACGACAAATCGCTGAACGTGCTAACGAGCCGTAAATCGAGCTCGACCCCAAGTTTGCCGGATGCGACGACCGAAAACCGATCTTCTGTGGCTTCAACGGAGCAGGCGACGTCGGCCGATAATCTGTCCTGGAAGCAGGCGGTTGAGGTGATCACGGAGAATGTGCTGTCATCGGCTCGTTCCGATCTGGCGACCGTTGGCAGTGGAGGAAGCAGTAACGATCTTTCTTCTTCGGTCGTTACCTCCAGCACGGCAACCACGGGGAACAATCAGGAAGTGTCCGTCACGGTACACTCATCGCTGAGCGAGCGGGGCAACAATATTCCCGATCTGTCGCAAATCAACAGCAGCACCTCCATGTTGGTGTCCGATCTGGCCACCATCACGGAGAATCTATCCCTCTCGGATGGTTCGGCGAAGCAAAGCGGTACCGCCACCGCTTCCTCGGCCGGTGGGCAGCAGTTTGTGAGCAACATCAGCGGCACGGGCGTTCCCGTGCTGATGGGTTCGTCCTCCtcttcgtcctcctcctcctcgacggaggaaaacaacaaaacgaacaacatCAACGAGACGAACAACAAGATCAATCTAACGAGCGGCAGCGGCGCGAGCAGTGTCGCTAGCGGTAGCAGCGCCTCGAGCGGCAAGGCCGGCCTGTCCTACCTGCAGACGCGCCTCGACATGATGGGCAAGATGCGCGAGGGCGTCGACATGCTGCGCAACAACACGAACAATTTCCTATCCTCCGAGCTGCTCACGCAGTCGAACTTGCTTTCCTCCGTCAAGATTGCGTTCCCGCCGATTCCGCCGGCCAACGCCAcgacgggcagcagcagcagcacgaccgccaccaccatcccCGGCAGCGCATCGTACGGCAGCAGCATCTTCGTGGCAAGCACCAGCACTGGCACAAACCCGGCGGCGTCCTCCGGAACGGGCGCCAAGACCCCGACGGACAAGTTTGACGTGAAGTTCAACAACACCGCCACCGCGAACACGTTCAAGAAGGTGCTGAACGAGGCGAAGCAAATCGGGGCGGAACAGCCACccgcaccaccagcaccggccTCGTCGATGGGCGGCCGCGATGCGACGAACAATCTGAAGAACAACATCGTCGTGGTCGGTTCGACGGAAACGACGGtgctgggtggtggtggcggtggcggttcGTCGCAGGACGATCCGAACGCGATGGACTGTCTGATGGGGTCCGTTTCCGGCAGCGATGGAGTGAATGTGGTCCCCGTAGTGGCACCCTCGCCGAACTCGATGAGCGTCAGCGTGCCGAACCTGACGAGCAGCGGCACTGGAGCGAACAATCATTCACACAACGCGTCCCATCGCACGTCctcccaccatcaccatcatcataatcatccgGACAGTGCGTCCCAAACGCTGGCGAACGACGCGCAACCGCCCCCGCCGGGGCTGCTGGAAACGTTCGCGGCCATCGCACGGCGCCGCACGTCCGGCAGTGGCTCGAACTCCAACAGCAacgccaacaacaacaatgaaaacaacaacgcTGCATCGCATCcttcctcctcatcctcctcctcgtcgcaGCAGACGACGGCGGCGGTTCCGATCAACAATCAGCTGATTAGCAGCGGAGCAGGAGCGCTGGtgggtggaggtggtggtggtgtgctgcaGAACAACAGCAACTTTTTCCCCCGTGGACCAAACTCGGTGACCAGCCTGGTGAAGCTGGCACTGTCCAGCCACACCGGGCTGCTCAGCACGGCCCAAAGCTACCCGAGCCTGTTCAGCTCGTCGTCGAACAACAATGCTGCGGCCGGACAGGGTGCCGGGAATAACAACAACGCCAACAACATGGTCGGCGTGGGACAGGTGAACCCGCTGAACCCCGCCCTCACCATGAGCCTGACGTCGACGTCGAGCGATAGCGAGCAGGTGTCGCTGGAGGACTTCCTGGAGCAGTGCCGAGCGCCGACGCTGCTGGGCGACCTGGAAGACGACGAAGACATCGAGGACGagaacgacgacgatgagaACGAGGACGAGTACGAGGAGGTGGGCAACACGCTGCTGCAGGTGATGGTTTCGCGCAATCTGCTCTCCTTCATGGAGGAGCGCACGTTCGAGAATCGGCTGCCGACGGCCGGCAAGCGCAAATCCTGGGACGATGAGTTTGTGCTGAAGCGCCAATTCTCCGCCCTGATACCGGCGTTCGATCCCCGGCCGGGCAAGACCAACGTGAACCAGACGAGCGATCTGGATATTCCTGCGCCGGGCAGCAACAGCGCGACCGATCCAACGGAGCAACCGCAGTCGTCTTCGTCGGGCAGGGGAGCGCTGCCGGAACCGGGCAGCGGCCAGTCGTCGACGGCGATCTCTTCGCTGCCGCAGCCGACCCTGTCGCTGATACTGCGCGGCCCAAACATTAACGGCGTGAACGACGTGGAGGTTGACCTGACGCAGTCCGACTGGACGATCTTCCGGGCGGTGCAGGAGCTGATGCTGCAGACGACGATGCCGAAGCAGGACAAGTTCCGCAAGATCTGGCAGCCAACGTACACGATCATCTACCGGGAGGCTAGTCCGGGCTCGTCCTCGTCGCTGTTGGGTGGCGGTGGAAAGGAAGACTTTAGCAGCGGAGAGGAAGGCCGTGCTACGCCGATCATTTCGATGTACTCGCAGCGCAGCCACGGGTCGACGCTGTCACCGAGCTCTCCGGTCCCGGGCACACCGTCCCtttccggtggtggtggtgctggtggtacgGGAGCCTCAAGTGGTGGCGCACTGTCCTCCGCCCCGGGAACGGGcggcaaccagcagcagcagcagcaatactGCTCGGTCGAGGACGTACTGCAGCTGCTCTCGCAGCTCAACAGCATCAACCAGTCGCTGGCGGCGACGCCGACCAACAACGACAAGAACCTGATGCCGGACGTGGAGTCGCACTACCTCAGTCCGGACGTGTTCATGAGCAAGAAGATCACGAacaagctgcagcagcagatccAGGACCCGCTCGTCCTGTCCAGCGGCAGCCTGCCCAAGTGGTGCGAGGAGTACAACCAGACCTGCCCGTTCCTGTTCCCGTTCGAGACGCGCCAGCTGTACTTCAGCTGCACCGCGTTCGGCGCCTCGCGCAGCATCGTCTGGCTGCAGTCGCAGCGCGACGTCAGCCTGGAGCGGCAGCGCGCACCGGGCCTGAGCCCGCGGCACGCCGACCAGCAAGAGTTCCGCGTCGGCCGGCTGAAGCACGAGCGCGTGAAGGTGCCGCGCGGCGAGAACCTGCTCGACTGGGCGCAACAGGTGATGAAGGTGCACTGCAACCGCAAGTCCGTGCTGGAGGTGGAATTCGTCGGTGAGGAGGGCACGGGGCTGGGACCGACGCTCGAGTTTTACGCGCTCGTCGCGGCGGAACTGCAGCGCAGCGATCTCGGCATGTGGCTGTGCGACGACGAGGAACCGAAGCTGATCGAGGACGAGATCGATCTCGGCGAGGGCAGCAAACCGGTCGGGTACTATGTGCGCCGATCGACCGGTCTCTTCCCCGCCCCGCTCCCCCAGGACTCGGACATTAGCGAGGACGTGTCGGGCTACTTCTGGTTCCTGGGCGTGTTTTTGGCCAAGGTGCTTCAGGACAACCGGCTGGTGGATTTGCCCCTGTCGAACAGCTTCCTGCAGCTGCTCAGCCACAGCCGTTCGATGGCGCGTGGTGCGACCAGCCAGACCGGCTCGCTGCTGGGCAAATCGGGCGTCAGCGATGACATCATGATGTCGTCCATCCTGTCGGAGGACAGTGATCGCGACCGGGACCTCCTGGTCGACTCGTACCAATCCAAGATGGCGATGGCAAGCGATGGCGCCTGGTACGATGGCATACTGACGCAGGAAAATCTGCAGGAAATCGACCCGATCCGGTACCAGTTCCTGCGCGAGCTGCAGgagctggtgcagcagaagCAAGCGATCGAGCAGAACGACGCGCTCAGCTCGGAGGAGAAGCTGCAGCAGATCAGCGAGTTGAAGCTAAACACCAAAACGGGCTGTGTGGCGCTGGAGGATCTGGCGCTTACCTTTACCTACCTGCCGAGCTCGCGCAACTACGGGTACGCGTCGGCCGACCTGCTCCCGAACGGGGCGAACATCGACGTGACGATCAACAACGTGGAGGAGTACTGCAATCTGACCGTGGCGTTCTGCCTGCAGGAGGGCATCGCGAAGCAGCTGGCCGCGTTCCATCGCGGCTTTTGCGAGGTGTTTGCGCTGAACAAGCTGGCCGCGTTCACGCCGGACGAGATCCGGAAGATGCTGTGCGGCGAGCAGAACCCGGAGTGGACGCGCGAAGACATCATGACCTACACGGAACCGAAGCTCGGCTACACCAAGGAAAG CCCCGGTTTCCTGCGCTTCGTCAACGTGTTGATGGGCATGAATGGGTCGGAAAGGAAAGCGTTCCTTCAGTTTACGACCGGCTGCAGCAGTCTGCCACCTGGCGGGCTGGCCAATCTACACCCACGGCTGACGGTCGTGCGCAAGGTGGACGCGGGCGAGGGTTCGTACCCGTCGGTCAACACGTGCGTCCACTACCTGAAGCTGCCCGACTACCCGAACGAGCAGATACTGCGCGAGCGGCTGCTGACGGCCACCAAGGAGAAAGGGTTCCATCTGAACTAA